From Actinomyces slackii, a single genomic window includes:
- a CDS encoding TerC family protein, translating to MDVHALGWIALGAIILIMITIDIVGHVRTPHEPTMKEAAWWSAAYIAMAVVFGGIVRAVWGSVYSQEYFAGYITEKALSVDNLFVFVIMISSFRVPRKYQQEVLLAGIIIALVLRLVFILAGAALIDNFSWIFYIFGAWLLWTAIAQAREGVEEPGDHSEEYEPSGFVRFISRVVPITDGFVGGKLVHRHAGRTMITPMMLCIIAIGTADVMFAVDSIPAIYSLTSEPYLVFAANAFSLLGLRQLYFLIDGLLDRLVYLHYGLAAILGFIGLKLVNHALHTNEVFFINGGKEVHLVPEPSIGVSLGFIVVTILITVIASIVKSRADRRRAETAA from the coding sequence GTGGATGTCCACGCCCTGGGATGGATCGCCCTCGGAGCGATCATCCTGATCATGATCACGATCGACATCGTCGGTCATGTGCGCACCCCGCACGAGCCCACCATGAAGGAGGCCGCCTGGTGGTCAGCGGCCTACATCGCCATGGCTGTCGTCTTCGGAGGCATCGTCCGGGCCGTGTGGGGCAGCGTCTACAGCCAGGAGTACTTCGCCGGATACATCACCGAGAAGGCGCTGAGCGTGGACAACCTCTTCGTCTTCGTCATCATGATCTCCTCCTTCCGGGTGCCGCGGAAGTACCAGCAGGAGGTGCTGCTGGCGGGCATCATCATCGCCCTGGTCCTGCGGCTGGTCTTCATCCTGGCCGGCGCCGCCCTCATCGATAACTTCTCCTGGATCTTCTACATCTTCGGCGCCTGGCTCCTGTGGACTGCCATCGCCCAGGCCCGCGAGGGCGTGGAGGAGCCCGGCGATCACAGCGAGGAGTACGAGCCCAGCGGCTTCGTCCGCTTCATCTCCCGCGTCGTGCCCATCACCGACGGCTTCGTGGGCGGCAAGCTCGTGCACCGCCACGCCGGGCGCACCATGATCACCCCCATGATGCTGTGCATCATCGCCATCGGCACCGCCGACGTCATGTTCGCCGTGGACTCCATCCCCGCCATCTACTCCCTGACCTCCGAGCCCTACCTGGTCTTCGCCGCCAACGCCTTCTCCCTGCTGGGGCTGCGCCAGCTCTACTTCCTCATCGACGGCCTGCTCGACCGCCTGGTCTACCTGCACTACGGGCTGGCCGCGATCCTGGGCTTCATCGGTCTCAAGCTCGTCAACCACGCGCTGCACACCAACGAGGTGTTCTTCATCAACGGGGGCAAGGAGGTGCACCTCGTTCCCGAGCCCTCCATCGGCGTCTCCCTGGGATTCATCGTGGTCACCATCCTCATCACGGTGATCGCCTCCATCGTGAAGTCCCGCGCGGACCGCCGCAGGGCGGAGACCGCCGCCTGA
- a CDS encoding HAD-IC family P-type ATPase — protein MARPSRTATVSTVTVSSDQSSRTGGVQGLSAAEVAQRVQAGQTNEYRERTSRSAAQILRANVLTIFNAILGAALVVVLVVGHPADALFGFVLLLNTATGTLAEIRAKRALDRLAVLEAPRAEVVRDGAEQEVSLGQVVLDDVVRLRAGQQVPADGQVLESQGLEIDESILTGESRPVRPGAGERVMSGTTVIAGTGLFRTTAVGADSYAHRLAREARRYSLAVSELQAGTNRVLHWISWVIVPVALLLVWSQMRAHGGFETALSSGTWRMALVAGVAGVVGMVPQGLVLLTSVNFAAASLALARRNVLVQELPAVEVLARVDTLCLDKTGTITTGAITLEDITAAQGGPADRAALEALALLSGGEDPNASSTAIAQGLARPEYLGQALPAAQRTGPTEAVPFSSRRKWSAIRSQGTTWILGAPEIVLAAAQDGAGALERVREHAAQGVRVLALARSSQPWGQGQEDPDLPAGLAPAALITLAEEIRPDAAQTLDYFRGQGVEAKVISGDNPQTVAAVARKAGVTAPDGTELVAIDARELPPGAQHGEDSPEDLERLAQAVEGAQVLGRVTPEQKRSLVRALRSRGHVVAMTGDGVNDALALKDADLGIAMGNGAPATKAVARMVLINGEFSALPRVVAEGRRVMANTERIASLFLAKTVYASLIAVVVAATAISYPFLPRQLTIVSTLTIGLPAFILALAPSARRYRAGFLGRVLTLAAPAGVVAGCAVLITRAWLSLSGAPAGQVSTGATLVLVASGLWLLTLTARPLFGWRLGLVLLMGSGALVGVLVPAVRGFFLLAWPAPGVWLAVAVMAGAAVAGIEAVYLLRRRLLGVGE, from the coding sequence ATGGCCCGGCCCAGCCGCACCGCTACTGTCAGCACTGTGACAGTCAGCAGTGATCAGTCCTCCCGCACGGGCGGAGTCCAGGGCCTGAGCGCGGCCGAGGTCGCCCAGCGCGTCCAGGCCGGTCAGACCAATGAGTACCGGGAGCGGACCTCCCGCAGCGCCGCGCAGATCCTGCGCGCCAATGTCCTGACGATCTTCAACGCGATCCTGGGCGCCGCACTGGTGGTCGTGCTGGTGGTCGGGCATCCGGCGGACGCGCTGTTCGGCTTCGTGCTGCTGCTCAACACCGCCACCGGCACCCTGGCGGAGATCCGCGCCAAGCGCGCCCTGGACCGCCTCGCCGTCCTGGAGGCCCCCCGGGCCGAGGTGGTGCGCGACGGCGCCGAGCAGGAGGTGAGCCTGGGGCAGGTGGTGCTCGACGACGTCGTGCGCCTGCGCGCCGGGCAGCAGGTCCCCGCCGACGGCCAGGTCCTGGAGTCCCAGGGCCTGGAGATCGACGAGTCCATCCTCACCGGCGAGTCGCGGCCCGTGCGCCCCGGCGCGGGGGAGCGGGTCATGTCCGGCACCACCGTCATCGCCGGGACCGGATTGTTCCGCACCACCGCCGTGGGAGCCGACTCCTACGCCCACCGCCTGGCTCGCGAGGCCCGCCGCTACTCCCTGGCCGTCTCCGAGCTCCAGGCGGGCACCAACCGGGTTCTGCACTGGATCTCCTGGGTGATCGTGCCGGTGGCCCTGCTGCTCGTGTGGTCCCAGATGCGCGCCCACGGGGGCTTCGAGACCGCCCTGTCCTCGGGGACATGGCGCATGGCGCTGGTCGCCGGCGTCGCCGGTGTGGTCGGCATGGTTCCCCAGGGCCTGGTGCTGCTCACCAGCGTCAACTTCGCCGCCGCCTCACTGGCCCTGGCCCGCCGCAACGTGCTGGTCCAGGAGCTCCCGGCCGTGGAGGTCCTGGCCAGGGTCGACACCCTGTGCCTGGACAAGACCGGCACCATCACCACCGGCGCCATCACCCTGGAGGACATCACCGCAGCCCAGGGCGGGCCCGCCGACCGGGCCGCCCTCGAGGCCCTGGCGCTGCTCAGTGGCGGCGAGGATCCCAACGCCTCCTCCACGGCGATCGCCCAGGGCCTGGCGCGCCCGGAGTACCTGGGGCAGGCGCTGCCGGCCGCGCAGAGAACCGGCCCCACCGAGGCGGTGCCCTTCTCCTCGCGCCGCAAATGGTCGGCGATCCGCAGCCAGGGAACCACCTGGATCCTGGGCGCCCCCGAGATCGTGCTGGCCGCGGCCCAGGACGGTGCCGGCGCCCTGGAGCGGGTCAGGGAGCATGCCGCCCAGGGCGTGCGCGTGCTCGCCCTGGCCAGATCCTCCCAGCCCTGGGGCCAGGGGCAGGAGGACCCCGACCTGCCCGCAGGACTGGCCCCGGCGGCGCTGATCACCCTGGCCGAGGAGATCCGCCCCGACGCCGCCCAGACCCTGGACTACTTCCGCGGCCAGGGCGTGGAGGCCAAGGTCATCTCCGGCGACAACCCGCAGACCGTGGCCGCTGTGGCCCGCAAGGCCGGCGTGACCGCCCCCGACGGCACAGAGCTGGTCGCCATCGACGCCCGTGAGCTGCCCCCCGGCGCTCAGCACGGCGAGGACTCGCCCGAGGACCTGGAGCGCCTGGCCCAGGCCGTTGAGGGGGCCCAGGTCCTGGGCCGGGTCACGCCCGAGCAGAAGCGCTCCCTGGTGCGGGCGCTGCGCTCCAGGGGGCATGTGGTGGCCATGACCGGCGACGGCGTCAACGACGCCCTGGCCCTCAAGGACGCCGACCTGGGCATCGCCATGGGCAACGGCGCGCCGGCCACCAAGGCCGTGGCCCGCATGGTGCTGATCAACGGGGAGTTCTCCGCCCTGCCCCGCGTGGTGGCCGAGGGCCGGCGCGTCATGGCCAACACCGAGCGCATCGCCTCGCTGTTCCTGGCCAAGACCGTCTACGCCTCGCTGATCGCCGTCGTGGTGGCGGCCACCGCCATCTCCTACCCCTTCCTGCCGCGCCAGCTGACCATCGTCTCCACGCTGACCATCGGCCTTCCCGCCTTCATCCTGGCGCTGGCGCCCAGTGCGCGGCGCTACCGGGCCGGATTCCTGGGCCGAGTCCTGACCCTGGCAGCGCCCGCGGGAGTGGTGGCGGGATGCGCCGTCCTGATCACCCGCGCCTGGCTCTCCCTGAGCGGCGCGCCCGCGGGCCAGGTCTCCACCGGAGCGACCCTGGTCCTGGTGGCCTCGGGCCTGTGGCTGCTGACGCTGACCGCGCGCCCGCTGTTCGGCTGGAGGCTCGGGCTCGTCCTGCTCATGGGCTCCGGGGCCCTGGTCGGGGTGCTGGTGCCCGCCGTGCGGGGCTTCTTCCTCCTGGCCTGGCCCGCCCCCGGGGTGTGGCTGGCGGTTGCGGTGATGGCAGGCGCCGCCGTGGCGGGAATCGAGGCCGTCTACCTCCTGCGCAGGCGGCTGCTCGGCGTGGGGGAGTAA
- a CDS encoding class I SAM-dependent methyltransferase: protein MEPAMSPALPKAPAHSQFSRPSSSLIGRLLLTAMNQGHQPLHAWGLKRLVLRPSDRVLDVGCGGGAAIKRILRETRREVAGVDHSPAAVDTALRANRAAAASGRLRVVEASVEDLPFRDGFFDAVTAFETTYFWPDIAAGMAEIRRVLPPGGRLLIANEYATRSDAGHWADRLEMTIPDGDHLAGMARQVGFSQVDWDHHPRRSWLRLVAIA from the coding sequence ATGGAACCCGCCATGTCGCCCGCTTTGCCCAAGGCCCCCGCGCACTCGCAGTTCTCCAGGCCCTCCTCCAGTCTCATCGGCCGGCTGCTCCTCACCGCCATGAACCAGGGCCACCAGCCCTTGCACGCGTGGGGACTCAAGCGCCTGGTGCTTCGTCCCTCCGATCGTGTCCTTGATGTGGGCTGTGGCGGGGGCGCGGCGATCAAGCGGATCCTGCGTGAGACCAGAAGGGAGGTGGCTGGGGTCGATCACTCCCCCGCAGCCGTGGACACCGCGTTGAGGGCCAACCGCGCCGCCGCAGCCAGTGGCCGCCTGAGAGTTGTTGAGGCCTCTGTGGAGGATCTTCCCTTCCGCGACGGGTTCTTCGACGCGGTCACCGCCTTCGAGACCACCTACTTCTGGCCGGACATCGCCGCCGGGATGGCGGAGATCCGCAGGGTCCTGCCTCCCGGCGGACGCCTGCTCATCGCCAATGAGTACGCAACCCGCAGCGATGCCGGCCATTGGGCCGACAGGCTGGAGATGACGATCCCCGACGGCGACCACCTGGCAGGCATGGCTCGTCAGGTGGGCTTCAGCCAGGTCGACTGGGACCACCATCCCCGTCGCTCATGGCTGCGCCTGGTGGCCATCGCCTGA
- a CDS encoding YciI family protein encodes MSTIYAVEYAYVTDRDEEMAELRPAHRAFNQSLANEGRLLAAGPYVGTHDALIVVRAEDEADALALLEDDPFQQAGFIATRTPRQWNPVIGVLA; translated from the coding sequence ATGAGCACGATCTACGCCGTTGAGTACGCCTACGTCACCGACCGTGATGAGGAGATGGCCGAGCTGCGACCCGCGCATCGGGCCTTCAACCAGTCCCTGGCAAACGAGGGCCGGCTGCTGGCCGCCGGCCCCTATGTGGGCACGCATGACGCGCTCATCGTGGTGCGCGCCGAGGACGAGGCCGATGCCCTGGCGCTGCTGGAGGATGACCCCTTCCAGCAGGCGGGCTTCATCGCCACGCGCACCCCTCGTCAGTGGAATCCCGTCATCGGCGTCCTGGCCTGA
- the uvrA gene encoding excinuclease ABC subunit UvrA has product MNDSLIVRGAREHNLKGVDLDLPRNRMIVFTGLSGSGKSSLAFDTIFAEGQRRYVESLSSYARQFLGQMDKPDVELIEGLSPAVSIDQKSTSRNPRSTVGTVTEVYDYLRLLYARAGIQHCPTCDAVISSQTPQQIVDQVRSLPEGTRFQVLAPVVRGRKGEYLELFEELRGRGFNRVRVDGQTRRLDEDIVLNKKLKHDIEVIVDRLVVREGMRQRLTDSVETALALAEGLLIIEQVDLDAQDPAREQRYSEKRACPNEHPLQLDEMEPRTFSFNAPYGACPECTGIGTRLEVDPDLVVPDEELTLAQGAIAPWTGHQKYFTRQLAALGEELSFDVDTPWRALPQRAREAILRGKDYEVKVRYRNRWGRERIYSSGFEGVLDYVMRKHDETESDWSRERYQGYMREVPCPACQGTRLKPEVLAVRVGERSIAELCELPISEARDLLAGLDLSGQAKQIAGSVLTEINARLGFLVDVGLDYLSLARGAATLSGGEAQRIRLATQIGSGLVGVLYVLDEPSIGLHQRDNARLIETLARLRDLGNTLIVVEHDEDTIRSADWIVDIGPGAGELGGRVVHSGTFAGLLEAEDSMTGDYLAGRRSIEVPAVRRKRTKGREVTVVGARENNLKDVTVTFPLGVFTAVTGVSGSGKSSLVNSILYQVLANRLNRARGVPGRHKTVRGVENLDKVVHVDQSPIGRTPRSNPATYTGVWDHIRKIFAAVPESKVRGYGPGRFSFNVKGGRCESCKGDGTLKIEMNFLPDVYVPCEVCDGARYNRETLEIRYKDKTVADVLDMTIHQAAEFFSASSAISRHLSTLVEVGLGYVRLGQSATTLSGGEAQRVKLATELQRRATGRTIYVLDEPTTGLHFEDIRKLLAVLQGLVDKGNSVVVIEHNLDVIANADWVIDMGPEGGKGGGGVVVAGTPEKVAATPESHTGRFLAQVFEGLRR; this is encoded by the coding sequence GTGAATGACTCTCTCATCGTCCGTGGAGCCCGCGAGCACAATCTCAAGGGCGTGGATCTGGACCTGCCCCGCAACCGGATGATCGTCTTCACCGGCTTGTCCGGATCGGGAAAGTCCTCACTGGCCTTCGACACGATCTTCGCCGAGGGGCAGCGCCGCTACGTCGAGTCCCTGTCCTCCTACGCCCGCCAGTTCCTGGGCCAGATGGACAAGCCCGACGTCGAGCTCATCGAGGGCCTGAGCCCGGCGGTGTCCATCGATCAGAAGTCCACCTCCCGCAACCCCCGCTCCACCGTGGGCACGGTCACCGAGGTCTACGACTACCTGCGCCTCCTCTACGCCCGAGCCGGCATCCAGCACTGCCCCACCTGCGATGCCGTCATCTCCTCCCAGACCCCCCAGCAGATCGTCGACCAGGTCCGCTCCCTGCCCGAGGGCACGCGCTTCCAGGTCCTGGCACCGGTGGTGCGCGGGCGCAAGGGCGAGTACCTCGAGCTCTTCGAGGAGCTGCGAGGGCGCGGCTTCAACCGTGTGCGCGTCGACGGCCAGACCCGCCGCCTGGATGAGGACATCGTCCTGAACAAGAAGCTCAAGCATGACATCGAGGTCATCGTCGACCGCCTCGTTGTGCGCGAGGGCATGCGCCAGCGCCTGACCGACTCCGTTGAGACCGCCCTGGCACTGGCCGAGGGCCTGCTCATCATCGAGCAGGTCGACCTCGATGCCCAGGATCCGGCCCGCGAGCAGCGCTACTCCGAGAAGCGCGCCTGCCCCAATGAGCACCCCCTCCAGCTCGATGAGATGGAGCCGCGCACCTTCTCCTTCAACGCCCCCTACGGCGCCTGCCCCGAGTGCACCGGGATCGGCACGCGCCTGGAGGTCGACCCCGATCTGGTGGTCCCCGATGAGGAGCTCACCCTGGCCCAGGGCGCCATCGCTCCGTGGACCGGGCATCAGAAGTACTTCACCCGCCAGCTCGCTGCCCTGGGAGAAGAGCTGTCCTTCGACGTCGACACCCCCTGGCGGGCGCTGCCCCAGCGGGCCAGGGAGGCGATCCTGCGGGGCAAGGACTACGAGGTCAAGGTCCGCTACCGCAACCGCTGGGGCCGGGAGCGCATCTACTCCTCGGGCTTCGAGGGCGTTTTGGACTACGTCATGCGCAAGCACGACGAGACCGAGTCGGACTGGTCGCGCGAGCGCTACCAGGGCTACATGCGCGAGGTGCCCTGCCCCGCCTGCCAGGGCACCCGCCTCAAGCCCGAGGTGCTGGCCGTGCGCGTGGGGGAGCGCTCCATCGCCGAGCTCTGCGAGCTGCCCATCAGCGAGGCCCGGGACCTCCTGGCGGGCCTGGACCTGTCAGGACAGGCCAAGCAGATCGCCGGCAGCGTGCTCACCGAGATCAATGCCCGCCTGGGCTTCCTGGTGGATGTGGGCCTGGACTACCTGAGCCTGGCCCGCGGGGCCGCGACCCTCTCGGGCGGGGAGGCCCAGCGCATCCGCCTGGCCACCCAGATCGGCTCGGGCCTGGTGGGCGTCCTCTACGTCCTGGACGAGCCCAGCATCGGCCTGCACCAGCGGGACAACGCCCGCCTCATCGAGACCCTGGCTCGACTGCGGGACCTGGGCAACACCCTCATCGTCGTCGAGCACGATGAGGACACCATCCGCTCGGCGGACTGGATCGTGGACATCGGCCCCGGCGCAGGGGAGCTCGGGGGACGGGTGGTGCACAGCGGCACCTTCGCCGGTCTGCTGGAGGCCGAGGACTCCATGACCGGCGACTACCTGGCGGGGCGCCGCAGCATCGAGGTCCCCGCGGTGCGTCGCAAGAGGACCAAGGGCCGGGAGGTCACCGTGGTGGGGGCGCGGGAGAACAACCTCAAGGATGTGACAGTGACCTTCCCCCTGGGCGTGTTCACCGCTGTCACCGGCGTCTCCGGCTCGGGCAAGTCCTCCCTGGTCAACTCGATCCTCTACCAGGTGCTGGCCAACCGCCTCAACCGGGCCCGGGGCGTGCCCGGGCGCCACAAGACCGTGCGCGGCGTGGAGAACCTGGACAAGGTGGTGCACGTCGACCAGTCCCCGATCGGCCGCACGCCCCGCTCCAACCCCGCCACCTACACGGGGGTGTGGGATCACATCCGCAAGATCTTCGCCGCTGTCCCCGAGTCCAAGGTCCGCGGCTACGGCCCCGGGCGCTTCTCCTTCAATGTCAAGGGAGGGCGCTGCGAGTCCTGCAAGGGCGACGGAACGCTGAAGATCGAGATGAACTTCCTGCCCGACGTCTATGTGCCCTGCGAGGTCTGCGATGGCGCCCGCTACAACCGTGAGACTCTGGAGATCCGCTACAAGGACAAGACGGTCGCCGATGTCCTGGACATGACGATTCATCAGGCCGCCGAGTTCTTCTCCGCCTCCTCGGCGATCTCGCGGCACCTGAGCACCCTGGTGGAGGTGGGGCTGGGCTACGTGCGCCTGGGGCAGTCGGCCACAACCCTGTCCGGGGGTGAGGCCCAGCGCGTCAAGCTCGCCACCGAGCTGCAGCGCCGGGCCACCGGCCGGACCATCTACGTCCTGGACGAGCCGA